From the genome of Flavobacterium sediminis:
CTTTTTGAGCAGCCGATTTAATTTTATGATATAGTTGATCTTCCGTTTTCATTTTACTTTGCTTTTTGATAATAGTAGGTTGTTACCAATTCTTTTAATTTGTTCTTAGCAACATTCAATTGTGATTTTGAGGTTCCTTCAGAGATCTGAAGTTGTGTGGCAATTTCTTTATGGCTGTAGCCTTCAACTACAAATAAATTGAAAATGGTTTGGCAGCCTTCCGGAAGATATTCGACTAATTTGAGCAGGTCTTTTTCTTCTAAATCCGTCATAGCGTCTGCTAAAGGTTGGTTATCAAAGGATACATCTTCCAGATATAAATTGAAATTCAGATTCTTTTTAAGTTGTAATAGGCAATGGTTCACTGTAATTTTTCGAGCCCAGGCTTCAAAGGCATAGTTTTCTTTTAATTGTTCTATTTTGGTAAAAACAGTATAAAAAGAATCAGCAAGAACCTCTTCAATTTCTTCTTCTTTTTTAAGATAGCGTTTGCATAAATAATAAAGTTTGGGCGCCATATATTCGTATAGCTTCCGCTGCGCATCGCGTTGCTGTTTTTTACAGGCTTGTATGATTTTTTCGTCCATCACAATCGTCGCTTTCTTATATAGAGTGTAAAAAATAAGAAAAGGTTGGAAAAAGCATAACTTTTTTTAAAATTAAGAATAATTACGGAAAAGAGATTCGTAATTCAAGATAAGGAGAACTAGGATAGAGTAGTAATCAAATTTTAAAGATTTTATTTTTAATGGCATAAATAACAAGTCCTATCCTGTTCTTTACATTTAATTTTACAAATAGATTGTCTCTGTAGCCGTCAATGGTTTTAGGACTTAGATTCATTTTATCGGCGATCTCCTTATATGTCATTTCGGTACAGATCAATTTAAGGAATTCAATTTCAGTATTTTTGAGCAATTCTTCTTTAGGTGATTTTCCGGTTACAGAATTGACCAGCACATTATTGACTAAATTGTTGTGATAAAAACCGGTTTCAACTGTTTTTTCTAAGGCCTGTTCCAGTGTTTTTTTATCAACATCTTTTAATAAATAACCTTTAGCTCCTGCTTTTATCATTTTCAGAATAGTGTGTTCGTCTTCTTCAACAGTTAAAGCAATAACGTCCACATCCGGATAATTTTCAGTTAACCACTTGGTAGTCTCTATACCGTTCATGATAGGCATATTAACATCCATTAGAATAATTTCCGGTGCTTTATGAGATTTTAATTTTTCGATCAGTTCATTTCCGTTTTTACATAAAAAAGCAACATGAAAATTCGGAAAGCCGTTTACAACTCCTGCAATGGCTTCTGAGAGTAGAGTATGGTCTTCAATAATGGCAACTGTTCTTTTGTTCATGATTACAATTTTTATGATAAGATTCAGATGGAAGATCAATCAGTTTGTTTATAAACAATCAGTAAGTTGGTTCCGACATCGATCTTAGAATTGAGTTTAATATCCGCTTGAATAAGGCTGGCTCTTTTTTTCATATTCAATAAACCGACTCCCATAGCAAAATTTGTTGAGGTGTCAAAACCTTTTCCATTGTCGTTCGCCTCTATAATCAGCTCGTTTGTTAAGTTGTTATATTCTACAACAACATTGAGTTTTGTTGCTTTTGAATGTTTTATGGTATTAGAAAAAAACTCTTGTAATATTCTGAAGATAATGATCTCAGCTTTAGGATTAATGTGTGAAAAATTTCCTTTCAACTCTAAGGTCGATTCAATGTAATTTAATCTGTTAAAGCGTTCTATTTCCAACTTAAGAGCATCTTCTAAAGTGATCTGACTGATGTAATCCGGATTGGTAACTTTTGAAAGGGCTCGTACTTCATTTAAAATTCGGGTTAAGTTATCATGTAATTCCCGGGTATCGGAGTGTTCTATTTTTTGAAGCTGAATTTTAGCAAGCGTCAATAACTGACCTATATTGTCGTGTAATTCCCAACTAATGTTCCGTAGGGTTTGTTCCTTTATTTCGATCTGTGATTCAACGATTTCCCGTTCGAAGTTTTTTTTCTCTTCAACTTGTTTTATCAACAATTTGTTCTTTTTCTGTTGAAAAATAACAATTAACAGGATGATCACAAAGCACAAACCTGTAAGTCCTAAAGTGGCAAAAATTACTCCTTCGATTCCGCTTTGCTCCATATAAATCCAGAAATTAATATACTATTATAGCTTAAAAGTAAGAAATAATTGATTATAAATATAAAAGGAATAGTATTAGAATTAGAATAATACTTTCTTACAATATAAAAAGGAACGTTAGGTACAAAATAAATAAGATGCGCAAAGCTAACCCAAAAGACTAGTGATTTTGTTATAAATAAGATTTTATCCGATCGTAGTATTTCAAAAAGGTAAATAATGATTGCGATGGTTACGAGCGAAGCTCCGATGATAAAAGTATTCAGAAAATAGCTTTTACAGAAATCTTCAAAATAAAGATTGATCAAAAAAGAAAAGAGATAAGAAAATTGAAAGAAAGTGATGACTTTATAGTTGTTGATGTTTCTGACATACCGGCTGTAAATCCATAGCAAAGCTGAAAAGCGGATAACTTGATAAAAGTTATAAATGATAAAATTATTACTGGTTTTAAATACGTATTGCATTGTAAGTCCTACGATATCATTCAGAAATGTATACCACAAGATAAATAATAGAATTTTCAGAGGACTTTTGGAGTATTTACGGAAGTAAAACGTTCCGAACAAAGCCACGAATAATTCTAATAAAATTAAAGAAAATCTAATGTTTTCAGTTGAGATAAGCGGTATTCGCATATTTTTTTATTTAAATAGGAAACAACTGCCTTAAAAGATATAAATTATAATGGTAATTAAAGAAAAGTTTCTCCTTACTTTTAGGACAGTTGTTGCTTTTTTAGTCATTTTTAGGAGGAGGAAACATGGCAAGTTCATTAAGCAATAAACTGGTTTCATTATTGTTGTCGTCTAAAGACGCTCCTGTATTTGTACTGGTAAAGCGTTTTATTTTTCTATTGCTCTTATAGGTCAATTCTTCAATTACGTTTAGTTTACCGACTAATGTATTAGTTCCGTCATGTTGAATACTGAAAGGAACATTTTCAAGTAATGGATAAGCCTGAGAAAGTTTTGTACTATTCATTTTGATGGTAGGAGCAAAGAACAGTGTTTCTCTTCCGGGTAATAATTGTTCTTCTTCTCCTTCTGAATACTTATATTCTTTTTTAGACGGATATTGGGAATAATAAATTCTGATGCCGGTTATTTTAGTATTATTCAATTCAGAAACTTTATCCAATAGCTTAATATAGTTTTTCAAAGAATCCAGATCTATCCACGCAAATTCAGTTGCCTGATACGAACCGTTTTCCCGACTGTTTTCAATAATACGTTGAACTCCGTTTTCATAAGTCTCTTTCATCAAAATTCCTTTTTTTACGGAAATGATGTTGTGTGGCATTGTAACTTCATTTGCTTTATCATCAGCACATGAAGTCAATAAGATTGCTAAAGTAAAAGCAATAAAGAGAATAGATTGAATTAATTTCATAATATGTATAAATTTATTTTAGCAAAAATAACTTATTAAAATTTCTCTTTTTAGGGGAAAAACACCCTTTTTTCTATAGTCTATTTCTAATTAAAATCAGGTAAAGTACTGATAATTACCTTTTTTTAAAATACCAATTTTGTCCTGTCGATCGAATAACAGGGACGCTGAAAACTGTAAAAAAGAGTAAGCATAATATTTTAAAGACTAAAAAAATGCCAACATTAAAACCACAGCCTCTAGGCTACCCACATGCAGGAGCCGGGACAGTAGAAATTTTATTAGAAAAAGAAGACGGAGCTGATTTTTCAGTTGTTTTTTCACCGGATCCGAATAATATTGAACTTCGGGAAGGAAATGAGCCGATGCAGTTTTATTATTATCCGAAATATCCAAGATTAGCTAAAGAACCGGGAAAAGACGGAAAGTATAAATTTTCAATGCAGGTCTTTAAATCAGAAGGAGATTCTGCAACAGTGATCGGAGCTGAAGGCTTAGAAGAAGAAGCAGGAGCCTATACAACCTTAACGTCTACAATTGATGTACCGGAAGATTTGTTGAAGAAAGCAATCGATAAACTAAAAGACAGATTGCATACGCAGTATAACAACAACAGACAGGGAAAATTATTCGGACTGTTCTCATTTTTAAAAGGAGTAGACAGAGATTTTAACGAAACAAATGTTCGCCCGATACAATTGGTAGAAAATAATATCTCTCTGCGTGTTGTAGGAGAAGAGTCTAAAGAAAATCCGTTCGGTGGAGCAAACCCATGGGCTTTCAATGTACAGGGAGACGGTGCCGGAACTACTTTCGGCCTCGGTGAAAATTCTTTTTCTGTCTTAATGGGACGTAACAGTGCTTCCTTAGTTAAAAGTGCATTAGAGAACGGTACTAACAATTTACAGGTTGTGAATAACATCAAGTATAAAGCTTATTTACCGACTACCACAATTAAAACGACTATTGATGTACAAAAAGTCCACAGTTATTTCTCTTCAAAAGTAAAAGCAGAAGTTTCGTTTGTAAGCTTAAGTTGGGAACGAGAATACGAAAAGATTGTAACTAGCGGAGGAATTATCTCAGAGGTAATTACCGATACTCAATTCACAAATGAGGAGAGAGAGAAATTTGAGCAGGAATTATTGTCAAAACAACGTGATTTTGCATTTCAATTGGTTCAGAAAGAGATTTTTGACAAGCCGGAAAAACAATTTACACCAGCCGATGATCCTAAAGTAAAAGGAGGTTTTTTCCGTTTCTTAAGAGGTGATGTAGGAGTTGGGGTAAGCATTAAATCAGGGAAACAGATCCGTAAAGTTAAATTTACAGATGAAATTAAGTTCTCTGCAATTGAAGTAATGAATTCAAAGATAGATGCTAATTTAACTCCGTTAACTACAAAATCAGGAGAAGCAGCTAAAAAAGATCTGGCAAAATACATTACTGAAGTACGTTTAGATGAAGACTGGAGAAAAGTTCAGGTGATCGCTTCTTTGAACGGAGGTTTGATCAAAACGGATAAAGACGGCGATATTGTGAATGACAGTCCGGTTAGTCAGGTGTCTATTGAAGTAGGTTATCCTGATTCTAACGGAAGCATCGTATGGAAAAGTTCCGGAAGGATGTTAGCGCCGGGCGGAACACCTTATGTAAAAACTACATCCAGATCCGGTAAAGAGATCGATGCCGTTTTGCCGGCTACGTGGAACGACAGATCAATGGATAAAAATGCTTTTGTTTTCGACTTTGTTAAAAATGAGGGGGCAAACGGAAGTAAAGTAAAGGTTCGTGAAAATATTATGTATGAAAAGGACAAACGTGTAAAGATCAAGGATAAAGAGTACGAGTTTGAATTTGAAGGAACCAAATTGTTCATTCCGCTACCTATTGAGAACATGATTAATTACACCTTATCAACAGAAGAATTGTACGAATGTGATACGTTGGAAGTGACTTTCAAAGCAGATAAAATGTCGAGTAAGAAGTTTAAATTCACTTCAGAGAATTATGAAGATCTTATTCCTTATCGTGTATGGTATGAATCAGGGTATGCTATTAAAAATACCAAATATAAAATCAAATATACCTGTAAAGGAAAGATCGGTAATAAGAGCAAAAAAGTAACTATCACCACGCCTTATATGGAGTTGGATTATTTAGAAGGAGATGTGTTATTTGAAATACCAACTGACACAGAAGCTAAGAACAAGGATATCCAAAAAATAAGAGATGAGTTCTCAAGTTGAGTATTTTGAAAAGAAAAGGGAGAATATTTCATTCTCCTTTTTCCTTCAAAAGGTAACATTTAAACTATAGAAACATGCCAGACACTCAAAAAGTATACAAAGTAAAAGGAGAAAAGTTAGTGCCCGTAAACAGATTCAATCTGGAACCGGCAGCTCCCGTTACCGTATTAGGAAAAAATGTGATCGGAAAAAGATCGGTAGTAGTTGCCCATCCGGTGGTGCAATCGATCGAGATGAAAAAAGGAATAATCCCGTTGTTCAAAACCAAAAAAGAATACACACCTTTTATAGAAAATGTAGAACAGTTTAATGAGGGATCTAAATTTAAAGCCCATGAGGATAATAGAGTACAAATGGGATTTCCTCAAATTCAGATAACACCTTATAAACAAACCCTCTTTTATTATGAAAATGTATTCGATGCAGATGGAAATATAAAAGGCTACATGGGTAAAGTTTTAGTCGGATACCAACTTTCAAAAAGCAGGTCACGATTGCAACAAAACATTGATCTGTCATTGAGTCAGGCTACACTGCAATTAAAAATTTCTGACGATGAAACAACGCTGATCAATGGAGTAATTCATCACGATAGCAATTATATCGAATTTAACCTGAAAGATGAAGCGGTAAAAATAGCCTTTACCAATCTGATTACTCAGATAGAAGATTTACAGTGTAGTATTGATCTTTATTTCGAGTTCAAAGGATATACAGAAGTAAAGTTCCGCCCGATTATTTCATTAAGCCCGATAACGGCTTTGCGTAAAGATTTGTCTAAAGACATCATAAAAAAAGCAAATGCGCAGAGGAAGTTAAAAGTGAGTACCTTGAACTTCAGGAAAAGCAATGTTATAAGAGCAAAAGCAGCTAATGTAAAAGTTGCGGATAAAAAGGTAAAAATGTCTTTACCCAAAGAAACGGAAACAATTGTTAAGTCTACATACATCTACAAACACAATCAGACTTTAAATTTTAATCTGTCAAGCGGCTTGTTTAAAACATTAAACAATGAAAAGGTCGAAGCTAATCCGTTTAGGCTAAATGATGTGTTTTCAGAGTTTCAGCAAATTTACATGACCGCATTTCCTTTTGATACTCTGACGATCTATAAATCAACACTTCAACCCAATACGTTCCTAATTGTTCCTAAAAAGTATTTTATAGCAAGAACTTCAGACGATTTTAGCCCTTGCGTTGAAATTTCTTTTTTCGCAAATGTTGAAAGCTCACAAGAAGAGTTGTCTAAAGTAGTATTTGATTTTGCAATCGGACCGGATTTCTCAGGATTTGATAGTGCTAAACTGGAATTAGAGCTCAAAAGGAACCGTTTTCTGGATGACGAAAGCGATATCAGATTCCTTTTTCCTAACGATTTGCCGGATGCAGAGATCGAGATTACAGGGAATAACCTTTTACAGAATGCCACGGTAGTTAAGGACGGGAAGTATTACCAACTTAATTACGAAACAGAATCGCTTAGGGATTCCAATCTTCTTTTCAACGCTTTGCAAAACGGAATTTCTCAATATGCTAATCTGAACTTCATTTATAAAGAGATCAAAGACTCCAGTATTATTGATACAAATATCAATAAAACGATCGGCAATGCAATAGAAGCATCGTTAGACAATGACAAGAAGACAATTACATTAGAGAATTTTTCATTATCTGATTGTATTTTGAGTGATATGGTCGTTAGGGACGAAAGTAAGGAAGTCTTTTTTAATCAAACTTTTTTTCAGACGTTTCCGGTATTGAAATCCAGTGAATCAAAAGAGATCACGTATGATGCCATAAATACACTATTGGATAACAGAACATTGAATAGCATTGAATTGAAATACGAAATCGTAGAAGATATACAGAAAGAAATCGCTACACAGGTTTCACAAGACTCTGATTTAAGAAGATATATTTCAGTACTTATTGATTCCCAACCGAAAGAAGTTGAACGCATTCAACTCGATGTTGAGGTTGTCAATTCGCAAAGTCTTTTCAATTTCGAAACGTTGAAAGAAGATCTCAAAGATCCGCTAAAAAGAGCTTTCAATTTTAGTTTTATTATTCCCGGAAAACAGAACAGTCAAAACATCAATTATTCTATAAAATATTTTGATGAAAACTATAATTTGATAAAGATAACAACGAAGAGTTTGAATTATAGTGAATCGGCAACTCTAAGGATTCCCGGATTGATGTCTTGAACCGAATACATTAAAAAATTATAAAGCTAAAGAAAAATGTTAAAGAGTGCAGAGGTTCGTTGGCTCCTGAACAAAGGCCAGGAAAAACAGATAGAGCATTGGTTTGCAACTTATGACCAACAGTTTGGGCTGGAAGATAATTACCCTCGATACGATTATTATCTGAGCCTGCCTGATATCGATTCGTTAGGGATAAAGATAAGAGATCCCAGAGAAATGAAAGAAGGACTGGTTTCTCATGTGGAGATCAAAAAACAAATAGAGGAAAACAAAACGTTTAAATTCAACGAGCATATTGAAGGACAACTGAATACTTGGATAAAGTATAGTGTTAAGTTAGTTGATGCCCCTTTAATTGTAGAAATTCTAAATTCAGGAAATACCACAACCGGGTGGATTCCGGTAGCAAAAGATCGCTTGATCTTGAAATACGACTTGAATACCAGAAAATTAGTTAGTGCAACTACGTTTGTTGATGAAGGTTGCGGTATTGAGCTTACCCGTTTTAAACTGAAAGAAAAGAGCATTTATACCTTCGGTTTTGAAGCTTTTAGTAAGTCGGATCAGGAAAAAAGAAATCTGTTCCGTACTCTTCCGCTAATTTTTGAATCTGTCGGAAAGATAGAATTGAATAAGAAAAATTCAAAATCGTATCCGGAAATTTTACAACAATACTAAAAAAACAAAAACAATGAATTATCCAGGAAGAATTATAAAAAAAGGAGAGAGCGATAAAACTATCGTTAAAGCCATTCAGGAGAGAATAAATGAGTTAGGGATTGCCAATCTGGTAGTAGATGGAGATTTTGGTTATAAAACACACAATGCAGTGAAATTATACCAGAGCAGAACATTAGATGAAAACGGATTTCCACTTATTGCAGACGGTAAAGTAGGACCGATTACATGGAAATTTTTATTTGGAGAAGAATCAATTCCTGTCGTAACTACAACAGATGATGTTTTTCTACAAAAAGTAATAGAAATAGCTCGGACTCAGATAGGAGAACTGGAAGATCCATTAGGGAGTAATAGAGGACCAATGGTGGATGAATATTTAGGATCAGTAGGCTTGTCAGGAGGATATGCTTGGTGCATGAGCTTTGTGTATTGGTGCTTTGATGAAGCAGCTAAAGAATTAGGGCAAACGAATCCATTAGTAAAGACAGGAGGTTGTTTGTATCAGTGGGATAAAACGATTCAGCCCAAGATTACTGCAAAAGACGCTGTAAACGATCCTGAATTAATAGTTCCGGGGGCTGTTTTTATAATATCTTATGGTAGCGGACTTGGCCACACAGGAATAGTTGAATCGGTTCAAGGCGGCTATATCACAACGATCGAGGGAAATACAAACAATACAAATTCCAGAGAAGGAATAGGCGTTTTCAGACTGAGTTCAAGAAAGATTAATTCTGTGAACAAAGGGTTTATTACTTGTTCTGCTTAAAAGAACAGCTTATTTAAAATACTTTTCCAGTAAGATCTGAGCGGCGGCAAAAGGTGAAATTTCATTGTTTTGCACCGCTTTTTTGTTTTGTTCTAATAAGATTTTGATTTCCGGATGACTGTAAAAACGGTTTTTCAATTGTTCGTTTATCGTTTCCAACATCCAGTATTGGTTTTGCTCCTGTCTTTTGTGTTCGAAATACTGATTTTCTTTCGTTAGTTCAAAATAGTCCGCTATAATTTGCCAAACTTGGTCAATTCCTGTTTTCTCATAAGCACTACAAGTCGTTACTTTCGGTGTCCAACCGCTATTTTTAGCCGGAAATAAATGCAACGCTCGGTTAAATTCGGTTTTGGCTAACTTTGCTTTCGCAATATTATCGCCATCGGCTTTATTAATCACAATCGTGTCAGCCATTTCCATAATTCCGCGTTTTATCCCTTGCAATTCATCGCCGGCACCGGCAATTTTTAGTAATAAAAAGAAATCAACCATACTGTGAACTGCAGTTTCACTTTGCCCCACACCAACAGTTTCAATAATAATGGTATCAAAACCACAAGCTTCACACAAAATAATCGTTTCTCTTGTTTTTCGGGCTACACCGCCTAAACTATCTCCAGAAGCACTCGGACGGATATATGCATTTTCGTCTTTGACCAATTCTTCCATTCGGGTTTTATCACCCAAAATACTACCGTGACTAATTGACGAACTTGGGTCTACCGCTAAAACCGCTACTTTCTTCCCAATAGCAGTCAAATATTTTCCAAAAGCTTCAATAAATGTACTTTTTCCCACGCCTGGAACTCCCGTAATTCCTATTCGAACCGATTGGTTGGCATGAGGCAAACATCCTTGAATCACTTCATTTGCTTTGTCCAAATGTTCCGTATTGGTACTTTCAATTAATGTTATCGCCCTACTCAATGCTATTTTATCGCCTTTCAAAATTCCTTCAACTAATTCATTGGCAGAAGGTTGTTTTCTTCTGAATTGCTTTACGTTTTGCGCAACCGATTGGTTAACCGAATCGGGTTGTTTTACGCCATCTTTTTCGTAAAGAGCTGTTGGAGTTTTGCTGTGCTTTGCCACTTGAATACGTTTTTGTGTAAAATTACTGAAAACTGTAAAATAAAACAATCACAACTATTCATTCAAAAGCAATACTCAACATTATTGAATTTTTCTAACTTTATGGAAGAATTAGGTTTCTTTACCGATAGTTTCCTGTAACTTTGTTAGACTAACGCCCAATAAAACAGAATGGATAATATTATTTTACTTTTTGGATGCCTTCTTTTAGGTGTTCTTTTTCAAAAAGTTCCTGCTTTTCCTAAAAATGCTCATCAAGCATTAAATCAATTTGTAATTTACGTTTCCATTCCGGCTATCGCCTTATATTACATTCCAAAAATAGAACTCAATGCGTCTTTGTTATATCCTTTAGGAATAGCTTGGTTA
Proteins encoded in this window:
- a CDS encoding RNA polymerase sigma factor, with translation MDEKIIQACKKQQRDAQRKLYEYMAPKLYYLCKRYLKKEEEIEEVLADSFYTVFTKIEQLKENYAFEAWARKITVNHCLLQLKKNLNFNLYLEDVSFDNQPLADAMTDLEEKDLLKLVEYLPEGCQTIFNLFVVEGYSHKEIATQLQISEGTSKSQLNVAKNKLKELVTTYYYQKAK
- a CDS encoding response regulator transcription factor, with product MNKRTVAIIEDHTLLSEAIAGVVNGFPNFHVAFLCKNGNELIEKLKSHKAPEIILMDVNMPIMNGIETTKWLTENYPDVDVIALTVEEDEHTILKMIKAGAKGYLLKDVDKKTLEQALEKTVETGFYHNNLVNNVLVNSVTGKSPKEELLKNTEIEFLKLICTEMTYKEIADKMNLSPKTIDGYRDNLFVKLNVKNRIGLVIYAIKNKIFKI
- a CDS encoding sensor histidine kinase, producing MEQSGIEGVIFATLGLTGLCFVIILLIVIFQQKKNKLLIKQVEEKKNFEREIVESQIEIKEQTLRNISWELHDNIGQLLTLAKIQLQKIEHSDTRELHDNLTRILNEVRALSKVTNPDYISQITLEDALKLEIERFNRLNYIESTLELKGNFSHINPKAEIIIFRILQEFFSNTIKHSKATKLNVVVEYNNLTNELIIEANDNGKGFDTSTNFAMGVGLLNMKKRASLIQADIKLNSKIDVGTNLLIVYKQTD
- a CDS encoding CHAP domain-containing protein — encoded protein: MNYPGRIIKKGESDKTIVKAIQERINELGIANLVVDGDFGYKTHNAVKLYQSRTLDENGFPLIADGKVGPITWKFLFGEESIPVVTTTDDVFLQKVIEIARTQIGELEDPLGSNRGPMVDEYLGSVGLSGGYAWCMSFVYWCFDEAAKELGQTNPLVKTGGCLYQWDKTIQPKITAKDAVNDPELIVPGAVFIISYGSGLGHTGIVESVQGGYITTIEGNTNNTNSREGIGVFRLSSRKINSVNKGFITCSA
- the meaB gene encoding methylmalonyl Co-A mutase-associated GTPase MeaB; protein product: MAKHSKTPTALYEKDGVKQPDSVNQSVAQNVKQFRRKQPSANELVEGILKGDKIALSRAITLIESTNTEHLDKANEVIQGCLPHANQSVRIGITGVPGVGKSTFIEAFGKYLTAIGKKVAVLAVDPSSSISHGSILGDKTRMEELVKDENAYIRPSASGDSLGGVARKTRETIILCEACGFDTIIIETVGVGQSETAVHSMVDFFLLLKIAGAGDELQGIKRGIMEMADTIVINKADGDNIAKAKLAKTEFNRALHLFPAKNSGWTPKVTTCSAYEKTGIDQVWQIIADYFELTKENQYFEHKRQEQNQYWMLETINEQLKNRFYSHPEIKILLEQNKKAVQNNEISPFAAAQILLEKYFK